The DNA region CCAGTGCCACCTACAAAGTGGGCGTGGGCCGTGCGGATATCACAGGACCGCCCGTGGAGATCAACTTCGTAAGCATAAGGCTCTTCCTGCAGTGAATCGATATAGACTACAATCCCCTCCAATAGATGGGCTACGCCAACATCAAGCAAGTGGGTCGTGGCATCCACACCCGCGTCTTTGCCCGCGCTTTTGTGGTGGAGGACGAGAAGGGCAACCGAGTGGCATTCGTGAGTGCGGATGCCGGCATGATGGGCTACGGACTGAAGAGGGAGGTGATAAAGCGGCTCCAGGCACGTTATGGTAACCTGTACCACAACGACAATGTGGCCATCAGTGGCACCCACACCCACGGCGCTCCTGGCGGATTCCTGATGCACCTGCTCTACGACATCTCCATTCTGGGCTTTGTGCCGCAGACCTTCGAGGTGATGGCTCAGGGACTGTATTTGGTGGGTTTCAACTTTCAGCTCAACCTGTAGAGCAGCTaactaattcaatttatattgcaGTGCATCAAGAGGGCGACGGACAACCTGGTGGATGGTCGCATCCTGCTGTCCAAAACTACGGTGCTCAATGTGAACATCAATCGCTCGCCCACATCCTACCTGAGGAATCCCGCCGAGGAGCGCGCCCAATACGAGCACGATACGGACAAGACACTGACCCAGTTGCGATTCGTGGACCTGGAGAACAATCTGCTGGGCGCCTTCAACTGGTATGCGGTGCATGCCACCTCCATGAACAACACCAACCGACTGGTGACCAGCGACAATGTGGGCTACGCTGCCCTGCTCCTGGAAAAGGAGTACAATCCGAATAAGATGCCCGGCAAGGGCAAATTCGTGGGCGCCTTCTGTTCGTCCAACCTTGGCGATGTGTCGCCCAACATAATGGGTCCCAAGTGCTCCATTTCCGGCAATGAGTGCGATCTGCTGACCTCACGCTGTCCCACCGGCGAGGGAGATTGCTTTGCCTCCGGTCCCGGCAAGGATATGTTCGAGAGCACCCAGATCTTGGGCCAGCGCTTGGCGGACGCTGCTCTCGGGCTGCTCAACGAACAGAGCCAGGAGTCCACGGCGCGGGAGGTCACTGGCGACGTGAGGTTCATCCACCAGTTCGTGGACATGCCCAACTACAATGGCAGCACCTACAATCCGCTGAGCAGGAAGGTGGACAAGGTCAGGGGTTGTCAGCCGGCCATGGGCTACAGTTTCGCTGCTGGCACCACCGATGGTCCTGGAGCCTTCAGCTTCGAGCAGGGAACCACCACGGACAACCCCATGTGGAACTTTGTGCGCGACTTCATCGCCGCTCCCACGCAGGAGGACATCAAGTGCCACGAGCCCAAGCCCATTCTCCTGGCCACCGGCAGGGTGAGTGCCTCCATTATCCTATTACTATTAATTAAGAAGAAAGTCTTCTGCTATAAGAATTTGCTAAGTTGCCCAAAGGTATGCAGCAACTTTATTCTTCTTTGTTTCTAGTAGAATACATACATCTAtgtattcatattcatttttATGATTCACACTTAAATGGGGTAATTAGTTGTCAGGTCGTAAAAATCAAGGTAACGTAGCTTGAAACCAGGTTATAAGATCtctgtttaattatttaaagatCCAAGTGCACTTAACGCATATCTAACAAGTACATCATCCACCTCTTAGGCCACCTTTCCCTACGAGTGGCAGCCAAAGATTGTCTCGGATCAGCTGCTGAAGATCGGCGATGTGATCATTGCCGCCGTGCCCTGCGAGTTCACCACGATGGCAGGACGACGACTGCGGAACCAGATTCGAGCAGCTGCCTCCGCCGTCGGCGGCATCGACACCGAGGTGATCATCGCCGGACTGACCAACATATACACCAGTTACACGGTGACTCCGGAGGAGTACCAGGCGCAGCGTTACGAGGCCGCCTCCACGATCTTCGGTCCGCACACGCACTCCATCTACATGGACGTCTTCGAGCGGCTGACAAAGGCGCTGATGCGGAATGAGACCGTTGATGCGGGTCCAAGTCCGCCGTACATGAATGATGTGATGCTATCGCTGAACACCGGCGTGCTCTTCGACGGACATCCCATAAACACGGACTTTGGCTACGTGAAGTCGCAGCCCAACAAGGAGTACGGCATCAATGAGACGGTGAAGGTCACCTACATATCCGGAAATCCGCGCAACAACCTCTTCACCGAGAAAACCTACTTCACCATCGAGCGCAAGATCAACGAGGATCGCTGGAAGGTCGCCTACACGGATGCCAGTTGGGAGACCAAGTAGGAACCGCCAGCTAAACCTCACAAATTTTCATACCTAATTGAAATGGTTTATTTTCAGAATGGTCTGGCACCGAACCAATACGATCCTGGGCTTCAGCGAGATGGAAATCTACTGGGACATCAGTCCGCAGACTCTGCCCGGTGAATATCGCATCCGGCATTCCGGGGAGTACAAGTACATCCTGGGCGGCAAGTATCCCTACGAGGGACTCACGCACTCCTTCACCGTTAAGGAGGACTAGGATAGGGATATCCACGTGGAGTGATTTTATGCATATTCCTGGCCAGAGACGACTGCTGTCGGGCCCAtcagaaagagaaagagaaagaaaaaccaaCACTGAATCCATGTATTTATTTACCATTTGTAAGTGACGAGGGAAAAGCTTTATTTTTGCGTACGCGAATAAAAAGGATGCCAAATTATGTTGAAACtaagcaaaatgtttttaatttgatatAAAATGGATGTTGTAGTAGCATTAAACCTTCATATTTTGAAGCTTTACAATTCAAATTGCCCGCCACCGTACACGATCCACAAACAGCTGTTCGAATGGAATCCAAAATGCGTACTTTATGTAGAATGTATCTGTGTATTTTACACAGAGCGCATCTGTATTCGATTCAGTGTAAAAtactctctttctctctgAAATTTCCAGTTCGCGCTCTTTCTGGAAGTCGGTATTTATCTATATTCGAGGCGGCAACACAACAAAATCAGTTCCACTCGGTATTTCCAAGCGTGCGGACGCGAATTAAAGAAAATCCcaactaaaataataataaaaaatattgtgGAAAAGGAATTTGCTCCCCGAAACTAGAGAAAACAATCcttaaagttaattttaaaCGAAAATATCCATAAGAAACGTGAATTGAGTGCTTCCAATTCCAGTGCGTAAAATGTATCTATAAGATACAAAGTGCGGGTGGGCGATGCAATCGAGGTGTTCTCGAGaatttgtaaacaaagaagGCGGCCAGTTTCATTGACATCCATCGAGTTCCAGCAACAAGTTCATACGAAGACCCAGGGTAAATAGTAAATGCAAGAAATTCCTCAGATACATTTTCTAGAACTTCTGACGTGTTCCTCCTGCCGGCATCCGTCGTAGTCGTACACTGATAACAATAATCGGGAATGTGGGCCAGCTAAATTGAATATTCGATTTTGATTAGAGAGAAATGCTCTGCTCCGCGATGACAAAAAACTAAACTGATTTGTGTGCTCTCACATACTATATGCACTTGT from Drosophila santomea strain STO CAGO 1482 chromosome 3R, Prin_Dsan_1.1, whole genome shotgun sequence includes:
- the LOC120452874 gene encoding neutral ceramidase — protein: MANSKMAFLAFLAISYLCGLASATYKVGVGRADITGPPVEINFMGYANIKQVGRGIHTRVFARAFVVEDEKGNRVAFVSADAGMMGYGLKREVIKRLQARYGNLYHNDNVAISGTHTHGAPGGFLMHLLYDISILGFVPQTFEVMAQGLYLCIKRATDNLVDGRILLSKTTVLNVNINRSPTSYLRNPAEERAQYEHDTDKTLTQLRFVDLENNLLGAFNWYAVHATSMNNTNRLVTSDNVGYAALLLEKEYNPNKMPGKGKFVGAFCSSNLGDVSPNIMGPKCSISGNECDLLTSRCPTGEGDCFASGPGKDMFESTQILGQRLADAALGLLNEQSQESTAREVTGDVRFIHQFVDMPNYNGSTYNPLSRKVDKVRGCQPAMGYSFAAGTTDGPGAFSFEQGTTTDNPMWNFVRDFIAAPTQEDIKCHEPKPILLATGRATFPYEWQPKIVSDQLLKIGDVIIAAVPCEFTTMAGRRLRNQIRAAASAVGGIDTEVIIAGLTNIYTSYTVTPEEYQAQRYEAASTIFGPHTHSIYMDVFERLTKALMRNETVDAGPSPPYMNDVMLSLNTGVLFDGHPINTDFGYVKSQPNKEYGINETVKVTYISGNPRNNLFTEKTYFTIERKINEDRWKVAYTDASWETKMVWHRTNTILGFSEMEIYWDISPQTLPGEYRIRHSGEYKYILGGKYPYEGLTHSFTVKED